In Acidobacteriota bacterium, a genomic segment contains:
- the hemW gene encoding radical SAM family heme chaperone HemW, whose protein sequence is MTDLAGIYIHIPFCAARCHYCNFATGGYEAELAERYVQALLAEISNTDFSRRAAMRAADTLYFGGGTPTTLGIEQFDRLITRCRTQFDLAPNTEITAEANPGSVSLEYLQDLRALGVNRLSFGVQSFADDELQMIGRIHDAQAARDAIQLARQAGFDNVSLDLIAGLPEQQAATWQRNLQEAFAIAPDHLSVYLLELYQDAPLLHRIKRGELRAIDEDLTVAMYYALLDEAEKHGFAHYELSNWARPGRESRHNLKYWTGAPYWAFGVSAAGYDGQSRWSNTRNIHEYLAKLESGASPVAETSVLNDEDRQSEHLFLRLRLQDGVNLREHQQRFGVNARERYREDLARLDEAGLIEWQADTLKISRKGKVLANEVFAAFV, encoded by the coding sequence ATGACAGACCTTGCGGGCATCTACATTCACATTCCGTTTTGCGCCGCGCGCTGCCATTACTGCAACTTCGCCACCGGTGGCTATGAAGCAGAATTGGCCGAGCGTTACGTCCAAGCCTTGTTGGCTGAAATCAGCAACACCGATTTCAGCCGGCGCGCCGCAATGCGCGCCGCAGACACGCTCTATTTCGGCGGCGGCACACCCACCACACTCGGCATCGAACAGTTCGACCGTCTCATCACACGCTGCCGCACGCAATTCGACCTCGCGCCCAACACCGAAATCACTGCCGAAGCCAACCCCGGTTCCGTTTCGCTCGAATACCTGCAAGACCTGCGCGCGCTCGGCGTCAATCGTCTGAGCTTCGGCGTGCAATCGTTTGCCGATGACGAATTGCAAATGATCGGGCGCATCCACGATGCGCAGGCGGCGCGTGACGCGATTCAACTGGCGCGCCAAGCCGGTTTCGACAACGTCAGCCTGGATTTGATCGCGGGATTGCCCGAACAACAGGCCGCCACCTGGCAGCGTAATTTGCAGGAAGCCTTTGCCATCGCGCCCGACCACCTGTCGGTCTATCTGCTAGAACTCTATCAAGACGCACCGCTGCTGCATCGCATCAAGCGTGGCGAGTTGCGCGCGATTGACGAAGATTTGACCGTGGCGATGTATTACGCGCTGCTGGATGAGGCCGAAAAACACGGCTTCGCGCATTACGAACTTTCGAACTGGGCGCGGCCCGGGCGCGAATCGCGGCACAACCTGAAATACTGGACAGGCGCGCCGTACTGGGCCTTCGGCGTTTCGGCGGCGGGCTACGACGGCCAATCGCGCTGGTCGAACACGCGCAACATCCACGAATATCTGGCGAAGCTGGAAAGCGGCGCGTCACCCGTGGCTGAAACCAGCGTGCTCAATGATGAAGACCGGCAGAGCGAACATCTTTTCCTGCGGCTGCGCTTGCAAGACGGCGTCAACCTGCGCGAGCATCAGCAACGCTTCGGCGTGAATGCGCGCGAACGTTATCGCGAAGACCTGGCCCGGCTGGATGAAGCCGGGTTGATCGAATGGCAAGCCGACACGCTGAAGATTTCACGCAAAGGCAAGGTGCTGGCGAACGAAGTCTTTGCGGCATTTGTTTAA
- a CDS encoding aminotransferase class I/II-fold pyridoxal phosphate-dependent enzyme, protein MIDLRSDTVTKPTPAMRRAMTDAAVGDDVYGEDPTVNRLQERAAELLGKEAALFVPSGTMGNQICVRLHTRPGSEVVLEERSHIFNYEMGAAAVLSGVILRPVRGEEGLLNWDLISTAIHHSAPYYVTPTSLVALENTHNMAGGAPLSLNASRAICDGAHALGLPVHLDGARIFNAALALNTTVAEIAQPFDSVMFCLSKGLGAPVGSLIAGSQAFIKEAVSVRKLLGGGMRQVGVLAAAGLLALEESPKLLIEDHANAKRLAQGLAELPSVALDPERVQTNIVIFDISGTGLTTAQCTQELKARGVLANGINAREMRMVTHYDVSRADIEQTLTFAREILSA, encoded by the coding sequence ATGATTGATTTACGCAGCGACACCGTCACCAAACCCACTCCCGCCATGCGCCGCGCGATGACCGACGCCGCAGTCGGCGACGACGTTTACGGCGAAGACCCGACCGTCAACCGCTTGCAAGAACGCGCGGCGGAACTGCTGGGCAAAGAGGCCGCGCTCTTTGTCCCCTCCGGCACGATGGGCAATCAGATTTGCGTCCGGCTGCACACGCGCCCCGGCAGCGAAGTCGTGCTGGAAGAGCGCAGCCACATTTTCAATTACGAAATGGGCGCGGCGGCCGTGCTCTCAGGCGTCATCCTGCGCCCGGTGCGCGGCGAGGAAGGCTTGCTTAATTGGGATTTGATAAGCACTGCGATTCATCACAGCGCGCCCTATTACGTCACGCCGACATCGTTGGTCGCGCTCGAAAACACGCACAACATGGCCGGCGGCGCGCCGCTTTCGCTCAATGCCAGCCGCGCGATTTGTGACGGCGCGCACGCGCTGGGCTTGCCCGTGCATCTGGATGGCGCGCGCATATTCAACGCGGCGCTGGCGCTGAATACGACTGTCGCTGAGATTGCGCAGCCTTTCGATTCGGTGATGTTCTGTTTGTCAAAAGGCCTGGGCGCGCCGGTCGGCTCGCTGATTGCCGGCAGCCAGGCGTTTATCAAAGAAGCCGTCAGCGTGCGCAAACTGCTCGGCGGCGGCATGCGGCAGGTCGGCGTGTTGGCGGCGGCAGGATTGCTGGCGCTGGAAGAATCACCCAAGCTTTTGATCGAAGATCACGCCAACGCCAAACGGCTGGCGCAAGGCTTGGCCGAACTGCCCAGCGTCGCGCTCGACCCAGAACGCGTGCAGACCAACATCGTGATCTTCGACATCAGCGGCACCGGCCTGACAACGGCGCAATGCACACAGGAACTGAAAGCGCGCGGCGTGCTGGCCAATGGCATTAACGCGCGCGAGATGCGCATGGTCACGCATTACGACGTGAGCCGCGCCGACATTGAACAGACGCTGACATTCGCGCGCGAAATTTTGAGTGCGTGA
- a CDS encoding (d)CMP kinase, with protein sequence MTDRKLIIAIDGPAGAGKSTIAKELARRLDYLFINTGSMYRAVAWKALQQGLSPEDAERVGPLAQTARIELTGAVDAMRVRLDGRDITAEIAAPEISQAASQVSTIPAVRRALVAQQQALGRAGGVVMEGRDIGTQVFPNAEIKIYLDASAAARAERRYTDELAKGFDTGPLAVTQAEIEARDHRDKTRADSPLAQAADAIYIDSSGLTIEEVVEKILALIATKAER encoded by the coding sequence ATGACTGACCGCAAACTCATCATCGCCATTGACGGCCCGGCAGGCGCGGGCAAAAGCACGATTGCCAAAGAACTGGCGCGCCGCCTGGATTATCTCTTCATCAATACGGGCTCGATGTACCGCGCCGTGGCCTGGAAAGCCTTGCAGCAAGGTCTCTCACCTGAAGACGCTGAGCGCGTCGGCCCGCTGGCCCAAACCGCGCGCATCGAATTAACTGGTGCCGTAGACGCCATGCGCGTGCGCTTGGACGGACGTGACATCACTGCCGAAATCGCCGCGCCGGAAATCAGCCAGGCGGCCTCGCAGGTCTCAACCATCCCGGCAGTGCGCCGCGCGCTGGTCGCGCAACAACAGGCGCTGGGCCGCGCGGGCGGCGTCGTGATGGAAGGGCGCGACATCGGCACCCAGGTTTTCCCCAACGCCGAAATCAAAATCTATCTGGACGCCAGTGCCGCAGCACGCGCCGAGCGGCGCTACACCGACGAGCTGGCAAAAGGCTTCGACACCGGCCCGCTTGCCGTGACGCAAGCTGAGATCGAAGCGCGCGACCACCGTGACAAAACGCGCGCCGATTCGCCGTTGGCGCAGGCGGCGGATGCGATCTACATTGATTCGTCAGGACTGACGATTGAGGAAGTAGTCGAAAAGATTTTGGCGCTCATCGCAACGAAAGCTGAACGCTGA
- a CDS encoding riboflavin synthase encodes MFTGIVEELGHIRRLAHSPNGARLEIAAQAVLTGAKLGDSIAINGVCLTVVEQGADWFAADLSAETLNRTSLQQARTGTRVNLERALLPTTRLGGHLMQGHVDGTGRFSEAQPVGAGWTVRIGFPAELARYIVEKGSIAVDGISLTVAALGDDWFEIAVIPHTWKMTNLSALERGALVNLEVDVIAKYVEKMLQPHSPQRKETLTLEKLTELGY; translated from the coding sequence ATGTTCACGGGCATTGTCGAAGAACTCGGACACATCCGCCGCCTCGCGCACAGCCCCAACGGCGCGCGGCTCGAAATCGCCGCGCAAGCTGTGCTGACCGGCGCCAAACTCGGCGACAGCATCGCTATCAATGGCGTCTGCCTGACCGTCGTCGAACAAGGCGCGGATTGGTTCGCCGCTGATTTGTCGGCGGAAACGCTGAACCGCACCAGCTTGCAACAGGCACGCACCGGCACGCGCGTGAATCTGGAACGCGCGTTGTTGCCGACGACGCGGCTGGGCGGCCACCTGATGCAAGGCCACGTGGACGGCACGGGCCGCTTCAGCGAAGCCCAGCCCGTTGGCGCAGGCTGGACGGTACGCATCGGCTTCCCTGCCGAACTGGCGCGTTACATCGTCGAGAAAGGCTCAATTGCGGTGGACGGCATTAGCCTGACTGTGGCGGCGCTCGGTGATGACTGGTTCGAGATTGCGGTGATTCCGCATACGTGGAAGATGACGAACCTGAGCGCACTCGAACGCGGCGCGCTGGTAAATCTGGAAGTGGACGTCATCGCCAAATACGTTGAAAAAATGCTGCAACCACACTCACCGCAACGCAAAGAAACCTTGACGCTGGAAAAGCTGACCGAACTTGGCTACTGA
- the ribB gene encoding 3,4-dihydroxy-2-butanone-4-phosphate synthase translates to MPFAPIAQAIEEFRAGRLVIIVDDEDRENEGDLCCAAEKVTPEIINYMAREGRGLICLPLTEARCDFLNLPLQVSEAENGTGFGTAFTVSIEARTGVTTGISAADRARTILTAVDPASKPADIVRPGHVFPLRARNGGVLMRPGQTEASVDLARLAGLTPAGVICEIMNDDGTMARLPELEVFAAKHGLSIISVADLIRYRMSNEVCVRRVAAARVPTIHGQFNAVAFENMLNGEVHLAMVLGEIKPDEPTLVRVHTQSVLGDVFGSLRDDYGAQLQTALQHIRAAGCGVVLYLKQEMRGVGLADQLRGYQALDEAGEPTIARRDPLREVRDYGTGAQILHELGIRKLKLLSNRPPKLHALEGFDLEIVGHVPLTQ, encoded by the coding sequence ATGCCTTTCGCACCTATCGCACAAGCTATCGAAGAGTTCCGCGCCGGACGCCTCGTCATCATCGTGGATGACGAAGACCGCGAGAATGAAGGCGACCTGTGTTGCGCCGCCGAAAAGGTCACGCCCGAAATCATCAACTACATGGCGCGCGAAGGGCGCGGCTTGATCTGTTTGCCGCTGACCGAAGCGCGTTGCGATTTCCTGAATTTGCCGTTGCAAGTTTCGGAAGCTGAGAACGGCACCGGCTTCGGTACGGCGTTCACGGTTTCGATTGAGGCACGCACCGGCGTGACAACCGGCATCTCGGCGGCGGATCGCGCGCGCACGATTTTGACGGCGGTTGATCCGGCGTCAAAACCTGCGGACATCGTGCGGCCCGGCCACGTTTTTCCGCTGCGCGCGCGCAATGGCGGCGTGTTGATGCGGCCAGGCCAAACCGAGGCCAGCGTAGATTTGGCGCGGCTGGCGGGGCTGACGCCAGCGGGCGTTATCTGCGAAATCATGAATGATGACGGCACGATGGCGCGCTTGCCCGAGTTGGAAGTCTTCGCGGCTAAACACGGCCTGAGCATTATTTCGGTCGCCGATTTGATTCGCTATCGGATGAGCAACGAGGTCTGCGTGCGCCGCGTCGCCGCGGCCCGTGTGCCAACGATTCACGGGCAATTCAACGCGGTCGCCTTTGAAAACATGCTCAACGGCGAAGTGCATCTGGCGATGGTCTTGGGCGAGATCAAACCTGATGAGCCGACGCTGGTGCGTGTGCATACGCAATCAGTGTTAGGCGATGTGTTTGGCAGTTTGCGCGACGATTACGGCGCGCAGTTGCAAACGGCGCTGCAACACATCCGCGCGGCGGGTTGCGGCGTGGTGCTCTATTTGAAACAGGAAATGCGCGGCGTCGGGCTGGCCGATCAATTGCGCGGCTATCAGGCGTTGGATGAAGCGGGCGAGCCGACAATAGCCCGCCGCGACCCGCTGCGCGAGGTGCGCGATTACGGCACGGGCGCACAGATTTTGCACGAACTGGGCATTCGGAAATTAAAGCTGTTGTCGAATCGTCCGCCGAAACTGCACGCGTTGGAAGGCTTCGATCTGGAGATAGTCGGGCACGTGCCGCTGACGCAATGA
- a CDS encoding zinc ribbon domain-containing protein — protein sequence MYCPNCSTKAVPGQRYCRSCGANLGAIVDAMEGKGGQIDFETLKADLKELGKNLSVGYKQVKENLKAQTNKLNQPNQSGQQNWWVAGQAQPPVSLATAATPATPTAPAATLPPQVVREMRKTLKDLRRMYNKVKLANTRKHSLQQGMLSIFGGGALMFAWHEILQRALLSGFLNNIETAINTSGNVHFPVVGIPQVLASLWVLGLIPVAKGVAHVINGVFFAPKPEELQEAPEPQWQEYQASSFNYQPQPSAMPSAVETPSVISTNELERDANSIPAAKQPISVVEDETKRFETQEAKPA from the coding sequence ATGTATTGTCCGAACTGTTCGACCAAAGCCGTGCCCGGCCAGCGTTATTGCCGCAGTTGCGGCGCCAACTTAGGCGCGATTGTGGATGCGATGGAAGGCAAAGGCGGGCAGATTGATTTCGAGACGCTCAAGGCCGATTTGAAGGAATTGGGTAAGAATTTGAGCGTAGGGTATAAGCAAGTCAAAGAGAATCTCAAAGCACAGACGAACAAACTCAACCAGCCTAACCAAAGCGGGCAGCAGAATTGGTGGGTTGCGGGGCAAGCGCAACCGCCTGTTTCGCTTGCGACTGCCGCAACGCCAGCGACGCCCACAGCGCCAGCGGCTACTCTCCCGCCTCAAGTCGTCCGCGAAATGCGCAAGACGCTCAAAGACCTGCGGCGGATGTACAACAAGGTCAAACTCGCCAACACGCGCAAACACAGTTTGCAACAAGGCATGCTTTCGATTTTTGGCGGCGGGGCGTTGATGTTTGCCTGGCATGAAATACTGCAAAGGGCGCTGCTTTCCGGTTTCCTCAACAACATTGAAACGGCCATCAATACCAGCGGCAATGTGCATTTTCCGGTGGTCGGGATTCCGCAGGTCTTGGCGAGTTTGTGGGTGCTGGGTCTGATCCCGGTGGCGAAAGGCGTGGCGCATGTGATCAACGGCGTCTTTTTCGCGCCCAAGCCAGAGGAGTTACAGGAAGCGCCGGAGCCGCAATGGCAAGAGTATCAAGCATCGAGTTTCAACTATCAGCCACAACCGTCAGCGATGCCATCCGCCGTCGAAACGCCCAGCGTCATTTCAACCAACGAACTCGAACGCGACGCCAATTCGATTCCGGCGGCCAAACAGCCAATCAGCGTAGTTGAAGACGAGACGAAGCGTTTTGAAACGCAAGAGGCCAAGCCCGCGTGA
- the queF gene encoding NADPH-dependent 7-cyano-7-deazaguanine reductase QueF: protein MNLVPLDTFAYEYPGKRIEIEFTMPEFTAICPFSDFPDFATIQLTYVPNLRCLELKSLKLYINSFREVKIFHEHVVNKILADFVAACDPLECHIEGDFHVRGNIKTVVRAAYVKLGGTKRRGKT, encoded by the coding sequence ATGAATCTGGTACCGCTCGACACGTTTGCCTACGAATATCCCGGCAAGCGCATCGAGATCGAATTCACCATGCCGGAATTCACGGCGATTTGTCCGTTCTCAGACTTCCCGGACTTTGCAACGATTCAACTGACGTATGTGCCGAACCTGCGCTGCCTCGAATTGAAATCGCTGAAGCTCTACATCAATTCGTTCCGCGAAGTGAAAATCTTCCACGAGCACGTGGTCAATAAAATCCTGGCCGATTTCGTTGCCGCCTGTGACCCGCTCGAATGCCACATCGAAGGCGATTTTCACGTGCGCGGCAACATCAAGACCGTCGTGCGCGCCGCATACGTCAAGCTCGGCGGAACAAAACGGCGCGGCAAGACGTAG
- a CDS encoding phosphoesterase, translating to MKTLKICYHGNCFDGVSSAAVFGRFYREKIHPDWAQTFMPMMHRAGALFDEAGFDGDENAIVDFKFSNSARLTWWFDHHKSAFLTPADEAQFRADTSGKKFVDASYKSCTKFIADTAQQKFGFDPTPVGELIHWANIIDGALYDSPAVPVEMKEDALRLGLVIENDRDTALAEQIIRDLQVRPISEVVRLSYVVARIEPLYERHLLAQKIIAEHARVIGPVVFFDVAGYDMEGYSKFIPYYLHPEVTYSVSVSQSVFRSKISVGSSPWAPRPRTHDLAAICERYGGGGHAVVAAISLAPEQLEEARTIAAGIVEELQK from the coding sequence ATGAAAACGCTCAAGATTTGTTACCACGGCAACTGCTTTGACGGAGTCTCATCCGCTGCCGTCTTTGGCCGCTTTTACCGCGAAAAGATTCACCCGGATTGGGCGCAGACCTTCATGCCCATGATGCACCGCGCCGGTGCGCTGTTTGACGAAGCCGGGTTTGACGGCGACGAAAACGCCATCGTGGATTTCAAATTCAGCAACTCGGCGCGCCTCACCTGGTGGTTCGATCATCACAAAAGCGCCTTCCTGACGCCCGCCGACGAAGCCCAGTTTCGCGCCGACACGAGCGGCAAAAAATTTGTGGACGCCAGTTATAAATCGTGCACCAAATTCATCGCCGACACCGCACAACAGAAATTCGGGTTTGATCCCACGCCCGTCGGCGAACTGATCCACTGGGCCAACATCATTGACGGCGCGTTGTATGACAGTCCCGCCGTGCCGGTCGAAATGAAAGAGGACGCGCTGCGGCTGGGGTTGGTCATCGAGAACGACCGTGACACCGCGCTGGCCGAACAGATCATCCGCGACTTGCAGGTGCGGCCCATAAGCGAAGTCGTGCGGTTGTCTTATGTCGTCGCGCGCATCGAACCGCTCTATGAACGCCACTTGCTCGCGCAAAAGATCATTGCCGAGCATGCGCGCGTCATCGGCCCGGTCGTGTTTTTCGACGTAGCCGGCTACGACATGGAAGGCTACAGCAAATTCATCCCGTATTATTTGCACCCCGAAGTGACCTACAGCGTGAGCGTTAGCCAGTCGGTGTTTCGCTCAAAGATTTCGGTCGGATCGAGTCCCTGGGCGCCGCGCCCGCGCACGCACGACCTGGCCGCGATTTGCGAACGCTACGGCGGCGGCGGCCACGCGGTTGTCGCCGCCATCTCGCTCGCGCCGGAGCAGTTGGAAGAGGCGCGGACGATTGCGGCGGGGATTGTGGAAGAGTTGCAGAAGTAA
- a CDS encoding YIP1 family protein: MEAGQNLASPVAGAAAPETEPKPQNFFARLTGVLFSPGETFAEIGRAPRVLIPLICLAILGGVIQFSVTNRFGYENIVKKQIEMQGEIMQKMNVPEDRIEEAKKQAEAQLKPENVTRGKVRGAAGAAFGFLVMVLIVAGVFKLFTAIMGASNTFKGVLSAVCFAYLAVGLVHLVVTLISIYLKSPEDIDVMNPVASNLGAILTMAGAGLPKFVTGLASFIDVFSIWRIVLLAIGCAAVTHKMKAGTAAIPHVVLYVLAALVGSFFASMMG; encoded by the coding sequence ATGGAAGCCGGACAGAACCTCGCTTCACCTGTGGCAGGCGCAGCCGCGCCCGAAACTGAACCCAAACCCCAAAATTTCTTTGCACGCTTGACCGGCGTGCTGTTTTCGCCGGGCGAAACCTTTGCCGAGATTGGCCGCGCGCCGCGTGTTTTGATTCCGCTGATTTGCCTGGCGATTTTAGGCGGGGTGATCCAGTTTTCGGTCACAAACCGTTTCGGTTACGAAAACATCGTCAAGAAGCAGATCGAGATGCAAGGCGAGATCATGCAGAAGATGAATGTGCCGGAAGACCGGATCGAAGAGGCCAAGAAACAAGCTGAGGCGCAACTCAAGCCGGAAAACGTCACGCGCGGCAAAGTGCGTGGCGCGGCGGGCGCGGCTTTCGGTTTTCTGGTGATGGTCTTGATCGTCGCGGGCGTGTTCAAACTTTTCACGGCCATTATGGGCGCCAGCAATACGTTCAAAGGCGTGCTTTCTGCCGTATGTTTTGCTTATCTCGCGGTGGGGCTTGTGCATTTGGTCGTGACCCTGATTTCAATTTATCTGAAAAGCCCCGAAGACATTGATGTAATGAACCCGGTCGCTTCGAATCTGGGCGCGATTTTGACGATGGCGGGCGCGGGTTTGCCGAAATTCGTCACCGGGCTGGCGTCGTTCATTGACGTGTTCAGCATCTGGCGCATCGTCTTGCTGGCGATTGGCTGTGCGGCGGTGACGCACAAGATGAAGGCGGGTACAGCGGCGATCCCGCATGTTGTGTTGTATGTTTTAGCGGCGCTGGTGGGTTCATTCTTCGCCAGTATGATGGGGTAA
- a CDS encoding dipeptide ABC transporter ATP-binding protein: MTLVEITGLKKHFPAAGKQLVRAVDGVSFTIERGETLGLVGESGCGKTTVGRCLLRLLEPTEGSVKFDGQELTELGKRELRGLRRRMQIIFQDPYSSLNPRLTVGSIVGEPLEIHGLGTKPERRARVAELLRVVGLDPDYANRYPHQFSGGQRQRIGIARALALNPDFIVADEPVSALDVSVQAQVVNLLQDLQEQFGLTYLFISHGLAVVEHISTRVGVMYLGKLVELAPADAIYAKPLHPYTQALLAAIPQPDPAARSASAPRLTGDVPTPLAPPPGCRFHTRCPHATERCKLEEPAFVQIESGHWTACFLHEPGQD; this comes from the coding sequence ATGACCCTCGTCGAAATCACCGGCCTCAAAAAACATTTCCCCGCCGCTGGCAAACAACTCGTGCGCGCGGTGGATGGCGTTTCGTTCACCATCGAACGCGGCGAAACATTGGGGTTGGTGGGTGAATCGGGCTGCGGCAAAACGACAGTCGGGCGCTGTTTGTTGCGCTTGCTTGAACCGACAGAAGGCTCGGTGAAATTCGACGGGCAGGAATTGACCGAACTCGGCAAACGCGAATTGCGCGGCTTGCGGCGGCGCATGCAAATCATTTTTCAAGACCCGTATTCGTCACTCAATCCGCGCCTAACGGTTGGCAGCATCGTCGGCGAACCGCTCGAAATCCACGGCCTCGGCACTAAGCCGGAACGCCGCGCCCGCGTGGCCGAATTGTTGCGCGTCGTTGGGCTTGATCCTGATTACGCCAACCGCTATCCGCATCAATTCAGCGGCGGTCAACGCCAGCGCATCGGCATCGCGCGGGCGCTGGCGCTCAACCCTGATTTCATCGTCGCCGATGAACCCGTTTCGGCGCTGGACGTCTCGGTGCAGGCGCAAGTCGTCAATCTGTTGCAGGATTTGCAGGAGCAATTCGGCCTGACATACCTGTTCATCTCGCACGGCTTGGCGGTGGTCGAACACATCTCGACGCGCGTGGGCGTGATGTATCTGGGCAAGCTGGTCGAACTTGCGCCCGCCGACGCGATTTACGCCAAGCCGCTGCACCCGTACACGCAAGCCTTGCTCGCCGCCATTCCGCAACCTGACCCCGCCGCGCGTTCAGCCAGCGCGCCGCGTTTAACCGGCGACGTGCCCACGCCGCTCGCGCCGCCGCCCGGTTGCCGCTTTCACACGCGCTGTCCGCACGCCACGGAACGTTGCAAACTTGAAGAACCCGCCTTTGTCCAAATTGAGTCTGGACACTGGACGGCTTGCTTTCTCCACGAACCCGGCCAAGACTGA
- a CDS encoding Uma2 family endonuclease translates to MLSTSPLIKRYTLEEFWSLPAPKDSSRFELIAGVLYMSPPPTALHNLAWATLNQLFILHLSKIGDAGVIFAPRAALWLNPDTYIEPDLFYVSARLLKKLDLQHPATADLVVEIISPGTAIYDRNTKADTYAALGVRELWLVDPANNLIEVRNLKPRRTGQPRAYNSGQSFTGQERVVSQVLPGFTPSVAEICQTLPRKTR, encoded by the coding sequence ATGTTGTCAACTTCGCCACTGATTAAAAGGTACACGCTCGAAGAGTTCTGGAGCTTGCCCGCGCCAAAGGACAGCTCCAGGTTCGAGTTGATCGCGGGGGTTTTGTATATGAGTCCTCCGCCAACCGCGCTGCACAATCTGGCCTGGGCCACGCTCAATCAATTGTTCATCCTGCATCTATCTAAAATCGGGGACGCGGGCGTGATCTTTGCGCCCCGCGCCGCGCTTTGGCTCAACCCCGATACTTACATCGAGCCAGACCTGTTTTATGTTTCAGCGCGCTTGCTGAAAAAGCTCGACTTGCAACATCCCGCCACTGCTGATTTAGTGGTGGAGATCATTTCGCCGGGCACCGCGATCTATGACCGCAACACCAAAGCCGACACTTACGCCGCGCTCGGCGTGCGCGAGTTGTGGCTGGTAGACCCAGCCAATAACCTCATCGAAGTGCGCAACCTGAAACCCCGCCGCACAGGGCAACCGCGCGCCTACAACAGCGGACAATCCTTCACAGGCCAGGAGCGCGTCGTCTCGCAAGTGCTGCCGGGCTTTACGCCTTCGGTCGCCGAAATCTGTCAGACTCTGCCGCGCAAAACACGATGA
- a CDS encoding ABC transporter ATP-binding protein has product MQPDQTAPLLAVSHLQTHFSTERGEVRAVDDVSFSLRAGEVLCLVGESGCGKSVTALSVLRLIAAPGRIIGGEIRFEGRDLLKLREAEMRAMRGDDIAMIFQDPLTSLNPVFTVGEQIAEAIRLHRGVSKREAWNQAVEGMRDVAIPAPEARAKTYPHEMSGGMRQRVMIAMALACDPKLLIADEPTTALDVTIQAQILDLLNELRERRKLALLLITHDLGVVAETADRVAVMYAGQIVEEAPVRELFANPRHPYAEGLLRAVPKLGSRQAGHARLQTIEGVVPNPLDLPPGCRFAPRCPHEQAQCTVGEIALEEVSANHASRCVRVHELYQ; this is encoded by the coding sequence ATGCAACCGGATCAAACCGCGCCGCTGCTGGCGGTCAGTCATCTGCAAACGCATTTCTCGACCGAGCGGGGCGAGGTGCGCGCGGTGGATGACGTGAGCTTCAGTTTGCGGGCGGGCGAAGTCCTGTGTCTGGTCGGCGAATCGGGTTGCGGCAAATCGGTGACGGCGCTCTCGGTCTTGCGGCTGATCGCGGCGCCGGGGCGCATTATTGGCGGCGAAATCCGGTTCGAGGGGCGCGACTTGTTGAAGCTTCGCGAGGCTGAAATGCGCGCCATGCGCGGCGATGACATCGCCATGATCTTTCAAGACCCGCTGACTTCGCTCAACCCAGTTTTCACGGTCGGCGAACAGATTGCCGAAGCCATCCGCTTGCATCGCGGCGTCTCGAAACGCGAAGCCTGGAACCAGGCCGTCGAAGGCATGCGCGACGTCGCCATCCCCGCGCCTGAAGCGCGCGCCAAAACCTATCCGCACGAAATGTCCGGCGGCATGCGCCAGCGCGTGATGATCGCAATGGCGCTGGCCTGTGATCCGAAACTGTTGATTGCCGACGAGCCGACGACCGCGCTGGACGTGACGATTCAGGCGCAGATACTGGATTTGCTAAACGAATTGCGCGAACGCCGTAAGCTGGCGCTGTTACTCATCACGCACGACCTCGGCGTCGTGGCCGAAACGGCGGATCGCGTCGCCGTGATGTATGCGGGCCAGATTGTCGAAGAAGCTCCTGTGCGCGAATTGTTCGCCAACCCGCGTCATCCTTACGCTGAAGGTTTGTTGCGCGCGGTGCCGAAGCTGGGTAGCAGGCAAGCCGGGCACGCGCGTTTGCAAACCATCGAAGGCGTCGTGCCCAATCCGCTCGACTTGCCGCCGGGCTGCCGTTTCGCGCCGCGCTGTCCGCACGAGCAAGCGCAATGCACTGTGGGCGAGATTGCGTTGGAAGAAGTAAGCGCGAATCACGCCTCGCGCTGTGTGCGTGTGCATGAGCTTTATCAATAG